The window AGGTTTCCCGGATTGAACCACGCCGTTAAGCGCGATCCCAAGACCAACCTGCGCAGTGCCAGGAACAACTGGGACTTCTGGAGTTCCCTGCCCGAGGCGATCCACCAGGTCACCATCACGATGAGCGATCGTGGCATACCCTTGTCCTACAGGCACATGAACGGTTACGGCTGCCACACATTCGCCATGTATGACAAGGAAAACCACAGGGTGTGGGTCAAATTCCACTTCAAAACCCAGCAGGGCATAAAAAACCTCACCGACGCCGAAGCTGAGGCCCTGGTTGGCAAAGACCGCGAAAGCCATCAGCGCGATCTCTTCGACAGCATCGAGAAAGGCGATTTTCCCCGCTGGACCCTGTCCATCCAGGTAATGACGGAGGAAGAGGCCAAACAGCTGCCCTACAATCCGTTCGACGTTACCAAGATCTGGACCAAGAAGAAATGGCCCCTGATCGAGGTCGGCGTGCTGGAGCTTAACCGCAATCCGGAGAACTACTTCCAGGATGTGGAACAGGCTGCTTTCACCCCTGCCAACATCGTTCCCGGCATCGGCTATTCGCCAGACCGCATGCTGCAGGCGCGCCTTTTCTCCTATGGCGACGCGCAGCGCTACCGCCTGGGAGTCAACCACCATCAGATCCCTGTCAACAAACCCCGCGTTGAAGCGCATAGTTTCCACCGCGACGGCGCCCTGCGCCTGGATGGAAACTACGGCAGCACAACAGGATACGATCCCAACAGCTATGGCGAATGGCAGGACCAGCCCGATTTCAAGGAACCGCCCTATCCGCTGGAAGGAGATGCTGACCGCTATGATTTCCACGCGGACGACAACGACTACTACAGCCAGACCCGCGACCTCTTCAACCTGATGAACGCGGAGCAGAAACAGGCCCTCTATGACAATACGGCCCGCAACATGGGCGACGCGCCCAAGGAGATCAAGATCCGCCACATAGTAAATTGCTACAAGGTTGATCCCGCCTATGGCGAAGGGGTCGCCAAAGCCAGCGGCATCCCGATGAGCGAGGTGGAGATCGACTGACAGCCAAACTTCTAAGAACCTACTCGAGGCCGGATCCGGTATTAAAAGCCACATCCGGCCTTTCTTCATTGTGTTTCGGGATCTGCAACAGGGGATTGATTGGTCGTAATCATGGTTGCTATAAGTATTTTTGGGATTAGAGTTTCCTTATCGGGTTAAACTTGACCCGGTGGGGAGGTTCAAATGTCTAAAACCTGTCTTGTATTGAGCATTCTGACGCTGTGCCTGGCATTCCTTTCAGCTCAGTCCGGTCCAGCTGATGTCCAGGAAGCTGAAGGAAACATCGACAGCGATGATGAGTATGTGCAGAATATGTATCAAAAGGGAGAGGCAGACAGCATCAAAGCCGATCCCCAATATCTATCCGCGGACCAGGCCCTGTTCGTGATGCCCACGGCCTATACAATGCCCCGGGGTACTTCAGCCCTCACCAGTTTCGAGTTGCTGATCCTACAGTACACCTATGCCCCCACGGACCGCATCCACCTCAGCGCGGGAACGGTCTTTCCCATCACTTTTGACCTGCTCCGCTCCTTCACCCTCGGGGGCAAGATCAACTACTTGCGCAAAGATGGCATCCAGGCCGCCTTTTACGGGTCATTCACTCCGGATGTGGAAGTGCGGATTGCCAATATCGGCCATGTGCTGAGCATCGGCGATCCCCACCGCAGCCTGCATTTTTCGGT is drawn from Candidatus Syntrophosphaera sp. and contains these coding sequences:
- a CDS encoding catalase; protein product: MDDTKKKKLTHVSGAPVADNNDIKTAGKRGPLLMEDVWLVEKLAHFDREVIPERRMHAKGSGAFGTFTVTHDISKYTKAKIFSEIGKKTELFVRFSTVAGERGAADAERDIRGFAVKFYTEEGNWDIVGNNTPVFFFRDPLRFPGLNHAVKRDPKTNLRSARNNWDFWSSLPEAIHQVTITMSDRGIPLSYRHMNGYGCHTFAMYDKENHRVWVKFHFKTQQGIKNLTDAEAEALVGKDRESHQRDLFDSIEKGDFPRWTLSIQVMTEEEAKQLPYNPFDVTKIWTKKKWPLIEVGVLELNRNPENYFQDVEQAAFTPANIVPGIGYSPDRMLQARLFSYGDAQRYRLGVNHHQIPVNKPRVEAHSFHRDGALRLDGNYGSTTGYDPNSYGEWQDQPDFKEPPYPLEGDADRYDFHADDNDYYSQTRDLFNLMNAEQKQALYDNTARNMGDAPKEIKIRHIVNCYKVDPAYGEGVAKASGIPMSEVEID